One segment of Brassica napus cultivar Da-Ae chromosome C3, Da-Ae, whole genome shotgun sequence DNA contains the following:
- the LOC106388977 gene encoding kinesin-like protein KIN-7O isoform X3, whose product MERIHVSVRSRPLSTEDAKTSPWKISSDSIFIPNHSSLSFEFDRIFREDCKTVQVYEARTKDIVAAAVRGFNGTVFAYGQTNSGKTHTMRGSPTEPGVIPLAVHDMFETIYQDASREFLLRMSYLEIYNEDINDLLAPEHRKLQIHENLEKGIFVAGLREEIVASPQQVLEMMEFGESHRHIGETNMNVHSSRSHTIFRMIIESRQKTQDEGVGNACDAVRVSVLNLVDLAGSERASKTGAEGVRLKEGSHINKSLMTLGTVIKKLSEGVENQGGHVPYRDSKLTRILQPALGGNANTAIICNITLASDHADETKSSLQFASRALRVTNCAHVNEILTDAALLKRQKKEIEELRSKLKTSHSDHSDEEILNLRNTLLKSELERERIALELEEEKKAQAQREKVLQEQAKKIENLSSMVLLSNRDEKRDQDHFKKGKRRDTWCTGHLSRDSTSEVQSHVLSRGSSLKSERSERETGPLLPFAELVENELLYSISEQDEHNIDETIEDSSLPDPCALVHVTSRKKPSSIRQKSPVVVESESERIQREYEDLFLQYETERITHEIQIECLKAKLGEKDLSGEATCKRLDCQVVGNVHQEESEVHLRDPEDILLIKQLQEKINMLETEKSSSKQNLDDLVTIATEQNICAEEKIAEIQEEIHAAREEAEIARKQLVSKESEVIHVLNENFNSLVNVATEVEVLASEFQKFKASLETISLVMDEGLQDFASFSPLIHDFTLFMRQSFDEHASLISGYQNVQSCLKQKVLDIENEKVLLQEQCAGLQSQIEELNQEAQQHGTSLMMLSEQNESERSDLLSHIECLEKDIASLSTSSLAKEKETLRKDFEKMKAKLKDTESKLKNVMQDKTKLEAEKASAERELKRLHSQTALLEKDISKQESFAGKRQDERNAKQSLQEEFHNLEALAFEMETTIASLEEELAAERGEKEELLCRSEGLDQEVTSLTEKLELSNTQLEQLQIDITELKARLESSSSDQQQLETKVKQLLEEKEELAMHLATSLLEMEEEKAIWSSKEKALTEAMEEKMSLYNIKIESLSKEMAEAKRELESSRLECITLADKLRCSEENAKQENESSMEKSLEIDRLGNELQSAHAVSKQSQEVIKSDIDTLKSELQRACEMSETLQRELDCVTSERQSLLSRIEESKKEVASSNRLQDADADNKEKAKLKMRLMGTQGRLDAKSIRHKQAVKESEVMNRKFQEASAKLKEKLASKALEVIDLKKQLSASSR is encoded by the exons ATGGAGAGAATACACGTCTCAGTCAGATCTCGTCCGCTTTCGACTGAGGACGCGAAGACGAGCCCATGGAAGATCTCTTCGGACTCGATTTTCATCCCCAATCACTCTTCTCTCTCGTTCGAGTTTG ATAGGATTTTCAGAGAAGATTGCAAAACTGTGCAAGTCTATGAAGCTCGGACGAAGGATATCGTCGCTGCCGCCGTTCGTGGATTCAACG GAACTGTGTTTGCTTATGGGCAAACTAACAGTGGCAAGACGCATACGATGCGAGGCTCACCGACTGAGCCAGGAGTCATCCCTCTTGCTGTGCATGATATGTTTGAGACTATATATCAG GATGCAAGCAGGGAGTTTCTATTGCGTATGTCGTATTTGGAGATTTATAACGAAGATATAAACGATCTCTTGGCTCCTGAACACCGGAAACTACAGATTCATGAGAATCTAGAG AAAGGAATCTTTGTGGCTGGACTACGAGAAGAAATTGTTGCTTCCCCTCAACAAGTTCTTGAGATGATGGAATTTGGAGAAT CTCATCGCCATATTGGGGAGACAAATATGAATGTTCACAGTAGCAGATCTCACACTATTTTCCGCatg ATTATAGAAAGTAGACAGAAGACGCAAGATGAAGGTGTTGGAAATGCTTGTGATGCAGTCCGTGTTTCTGTTCTG aaTTTGGTGGATCTAGCTGGTTCTGAACGGGCTTCAAAAACCGGTGCAGAGGGTGTTAGGCTGAAGGAAGGCTCACATATAAACAAGAGCTTGATGACACTCGGGACTGTAATTAAAAAACTGAGTGAAGGAGTTGAAAATCAAGG TGGTCATGTTCCATACCGAGACAGCAAGCTCACAAGGATCTTGCAACCTGCTTTAGGTGGAAATGCAAATACAGCTATCATATGCAATATAACACTTGCATCA GACCATGCAGATGAAACCAAGAGCAGTCTTCAGTTTGCTAGCCGAGCACTACGTGTCACTAATTGTGCACATGTCAACGAG ATATTGACTGATGCTGCTTTGTTAAAGCGCCAAAAGAAGGAAATAGAGGAGCTCAGATCCAAACTAAAG ACTTCTCACTCTGACCATTCGGATGAAGAGATTCTTAACTTGCGCAACACCTTGTTGAAG TCTGAATTAGAAAGAGAGCGGATAGCACTCGAATTAGAAGAGGAGAAAAAGGCACAAGCTCAGAGGGAAAAAGTTTTGCAAGAGCAAGCAAAGAAAATTGAGAACTTGAGTTCAATGGTTCTCCTTTCGAATAGAGATGAGAAGCGTGATCAGGATCACTTTAAGAag GGAAAGAGGAGGGATACATGGTGTACTGGTCACCTTTCACGAGACTCCACATCAGAG GTTCAGTCTCATGTCTTGTCAAGGGGATCCTCTCTTAAATCTGAAAGATCCGAGCGTGAGACAGGCCCACTACTTCCATTTGCGGAACTGGTAGAAAACGAACTTTTGTACAGCATCAGCGAGCAAGATGAACATAATATCGATGAAACCATTGAAGATTCTTCACTTCCAGATCCATGTGCTTTAGTGCATGTGACTAGCAGAAAGAAACCATCATCAATCAGGCAGAAAAGTCCTGTAGTG GTTGAAAGCGAGTCAGAGAGGATTCAAAGGGAATATGAGGATCTCTTCTTGCAATATGAAACTGAG AGAATCACCCACGAAATACAAATTGAGTGCCTTAAGGCAAAGTTGGGCGAAAAAGATTTATCTGGTGAAGCAACATGCAAGCGTTTAGATTGTCAAGTCGTTGGTAATGTACATCAAGAGGAAAGTGAAGTACATCTCAGGGATCCAGAAGATATTCTTCTCATTAAGCAACTCCAAGAGAAG ATAAACATGCTGGAAACTGAGAAGTCTTCAAGCAAGCAAAATCTTGATGATCTTGTCACGATAGCTACTGAGCAGAATATATGTGCCGAGGAAAAAATTGCTGAG ATTCAAGAAGAGATTCATGCTGCTAGAGAAGAGGCCGAGATTGCTCGCAAACAACTTGTGTCCAAGGAGTCTGAAGTCATTCATGTGCTTAAT GAGAATTTTAACTCTCTGGTCAACGTCGCAACAGAAGTAGAAGTCTTAGCATCTgagtttcaaaaatttaaagcaTCGTTGGAAACGATATCGTTAGTTATGGATGAGGGTCTCCAAGATTTTGCTTCCTTCTCTCCTTTGATACAT GATTTCACATTGTTTATGCGCCAAAGTTTTGATGAGCATGCTTCACTTATCAGCGGATATCAAAATGTCCAATCTTGTCTTAAACAAAAGGTTCTTGACATTGAGAATGAGAAG GTTCTTTTGCAAGAGCAGTGTGCTGGTCTTCAGAGCCAAATAGAAGAACTAAACCAAGAAGCCCAGCAGCATGGAACTTCCTTAATG ATGCTCTCAGAACAGAATGAGTCGGAGAGGTCAGATCTCCTCTCTCATATAGAATGTCTTGAGAAGGATATAGCGAGCCTATCTACCTCTTCTTTGGCCAAAGAGAAGGAAACTCTAAGAAAAGATTTTGAGAAGATGAAAGCAAAGCTAAAAGACACTGAATCCAAGCTTAAGAATGTCATGCAGGATAAGACCAAGCTAGAG GCCGAGAAGGCATCTGCTGAGAGAGAGTTAAAACGCTTGCATAGCCAAACGGCCCTCCTCGAGAAAGATATTAGCAAACAGGAGTCATTTGCCGGTAAAAGACAAGATGAGAGAAATGCAAAACAGTCCTTGCAG GAAGAATTTCACAACCTTGAAGCGCTTGCTTTTGAGATGGAAACAACAATTGCTTCACTGGAGGAGGAACTCGCTGCTGAACGTGGAGAGAAAGAGGAGTTGCTATGTAGAAGCGAGGGTTTAGATCAAGAAGTTACATCTCTGACAGAGAAGCTGGAGCTCTCAAATACCCAATTAGAACAGCTGCAAATAGATATCACGGAGCTT aaGGCTAGACTCGAAAGCTCATCTTCTGATCAGCAACAACTGGAAACCAAGGTTAAACAGCTTcttgaagagaaggaagagctAGCGATG CATCTGGCGACCTCACTTTTAGAGATGGAGGAAGAGAAAGCAATATGGAGCTCGAAAGAAAAAGCTTTGACAGAGGCCATGGAAGAAAAGATGAgtctatataatataaaaatagagtCACTCTCTAAAGAAATGGCAGAG GCAAAGAGGGAGCTTGAATCTTCCCGACTTGAATGTATCACCCTTGCTGATAAGCTAAGATGTTCTGAAGAAAATGCTAAGCAGGAAAACGAAAGCAG CATGGAGAAGTCTTTGGAGATTGATAGACTTGGGAATGAACTTCAATCAGCTCATGCCGTGAGTAAACAATCTCAAGAG GTAATCAAGTCTGACATCGACACTCTAAAGTCCGAACTTCAGCGTGCTTGCGAGATGTCAGAGACACTTCAGAGAGAGCTTGATTGCGTCACGAGTGAGCGCCAGAGTTTGCTATCTCGCATAGAGGAGAGTAAGAAGGAAGTGGCTTCATCAAATCGTTTGCAG GATGCAGATGCAGACAACAAGGAGAAGGCGAAGCTAAAAATGAGACTCATGGGGACGCAAGGACGCTTAGATGCAAAATCTATAAGGCACAAGCAGGCTGTGAAAGAATCGGAAGTTATGAACAGGAAGTTCCAAGAAGCATCTGCAAAGCTAAAGGAGAAGTTAGCATCAAAAGCACTCGAAGTCATCGACCTGAAGAAGCAGCTCTCTGCTTCTTCAAGATAA